A region from the Oncorhynchus tshawytscha isolate Ot180627B linkage group LG26, Otsh_v2.0, whole genome shotgun sequence genome encodes:
- the abcb11a gene encoding bile salt export pump isoform X3 — MKDPIYLKKVTSLQEDTDREYCRTKPDREEENEKGDGKKKEKLLDVGFFQLFRFATWKDTLMMVVGGLCALVHGAASPLMLLVYGMMTNTFVAYELEVQELADPNKTCINNTITWINGSIFEIAENTTVFCGVDIEAQMTMFAYYYVGIGLGVLIVSYFQIALWVSAAARQIQRIRKTYFRKVMRMEIGWFDCNSVGELNTRISDDINKINNAIADQVSIFIERISTFIFGFMVGFIGGWKLTLVVIAVSPLIGLAAGLMAMAVARLTGRELQAYAKAGSVADEVLSSIRTVAAFGGEDKEVERYDKNLIEAQNWGVKKGTIIGVFQGYLWCIIFLCYALAFWYGSKLVIETKELSPGTLIQVFFGVLMAAMNLGQASPCLEAFASGRAAAKTIFDTIDREPEIDCFSEKGHKLDKVTGDIEFHNVTFNYPSRPDVKILDSLSMLIRAGETTAFVGPSGSGKSTTVQLFQRFYNPKEGMLTLDGHDIRSLNIQWLRSLIGIVEQEPVLFATTIADNIRYGRPGVTMDDIIQATKEANAYNFIMDLPQRFDTLVGEGGGQMSGGQKQRIAIARALIRNPRILLLDMATSALDNESEAIVQEALDKARMGRTTITIAHRLSTIRNADVIIGFEHGRAVESGTHNDLLEKKGVYFTLVTLQNQGNDMPSVKTNTGPDNETIEEEILQSFSRGSYESGLRQSLRLRSHTQLSNELIPDAITGSIRIKSDKFLAIMENEMEPQRSKQSKEEAEERVEPAPVARILKYNKSEWPYMLLGSIGAAINGSVNPIYAILFSQILGTFSIRDLDEQRAQINGICILFCAVAVTSFFSQFLQGYAFGKSGELLTRRLRKVGFQAMLKQEVGWFDDPRNSPGALTTRLATDASMVQGATGSQIGMIVNSLTNIGASFIIAFSFSWKLSLVVVCFLPLIGLSGVFQAKMLTGFANEDKKAMEAAGQVSSEALANIRTIAGLCKESTFVETYEQQLEAPYKSAKKKANIYGICFAFAQCVIFMAYAASFRYGGYLVSSERLHYLVVFRVISAIVISGTALGKASSFTPDYAKAKIAAAQFFKLLDRVPKISMSQIDGEKWDDFKGELEFINCKFTYPTRPDIQVLNGLLVSVKPGQTLAFVGCSGCGKSTSVQLLERFYDPDEGRVLIDGRPSHTVNVPFLRAQIGIVSQEPVLFDCSIAENIQYGDNTRRMSMEEIVDAAKKAYLHDFVMTLPDKYETPVGAQGSQLSRGQKQRIAIARAIVRNPKILLLDEATSALDTESEKTVQAALDEARRGRTCIVIAHRLSTIQTADIIAVMSQGAVIERGTHEELMAKRAAYYKLVTTGAPIS; from the exons ATGAAGGATCCTATTTACTTGAAAAAGGTCACTTCTCTacaggaggacacagacagagaataTTGCCGTACAAAACCAGACAGAGAAGAAG AGAATGAAAAAGG AGatggaaagaaaaaagaaaagctCTTGGATGTTGGATTCTTTCAActg TTTCGATTTGCAACATGGAAGGACACACTGATGATGGTAGTGGGGGGCTTATGTGCACTAGTCCACGGGGCAGCCTCCCCTCTCATGCTCTTGGTGTATGGCATGATGACGAACACCTTTGTGGCATACGAGCTAGAGGTCCAAGAACTGGCAGACCCCAACAAAACCTGCATTAACAACACCATCACCTGGATCAATGGCTCCATATTTGAAATAGCAGAGAACACAACGGTCTTCTGTGG ggTGGATATTGAAGCACAGATGACCATGTTTGCATATTACTATGTTGGTATTGGATTAGGAGTCTTGATTGTTAGTTATTTCCAA ATCGCCCTCTGGGTGTCTGCTGCTGCCAGACAGATCCAGAGAATCAGGAAGACTTACTTTAGGAAGGTGATGCGAATGGAGATTGGCTGGTTTGACTGCAATTCAGTTGGAGAATTAAACACCAGGATATCAGA CGACATCAACAAGATCAACAATGCGATAGCTGACCAGGTGTCTATCTTCATTGAGAGGATCTCCACTTTCATCTTTGGCTTCATGGTGGGGTTCATCGGAGGATGGAAGTTGACCCTGGTGGTCATCGCAGTAAGCCCACTAATAGGACTTGCAGCTGGACTAATGGCCATG GCTGTTGCCAGACTGACAGGTCGGGAGCTCCAGGCTTATGCCAAGGCAGGGTCAGTAGCTGATGAGGTACTGTCATCCATCAGAACAGTGGCAGCCTTTGGAGGGGAGGACAAGGAGGTTGAAAG GTATGACAAAAACCTTATTGAGGCTCAGAACTGGGGTGTGAAAAAGGGGACGATCATTGGAGTGTTTCAAGGATACCTGTGGTGTATCATCTTCCTCTGCTATGCTTTGGCATTCTGGTATGGCTCAAAACTGGTCATCGAAACCAAAGAGCTATCCCCTGGTACTCTCATCCAG GTATTCTTTGGAGTTCTCATGGCAGCTATGAACCTGGGTCAGGCCTCACCATGCCTGGAAGCCTTCGCCTCAGGTCGAGCTGCAGCCAAGACCATCTTCGATACCATTGATCGA GAGCCAGAAATCGATTGTTTCTCGGAGAAGGGCCACAAACTAGACAAGGTCACGGGTGACATTGAATTCCACAACGTCACATTTAACTACCCCTCTAGGCCAGATGTGAAG attttagattctttgaGCATGCTGATCAGAGCAGGAGAAACCACAGCTTTTGTTGGGCCAAGCGGATCAGGGAAGAGCACCACAGTTCAACTCTTTCAGCGATTCTACAACCCCAAGGAAGGAATG TTGACTTTGGATGGCCATGACATCCGCAGCCTGAACATCCAGTGGCTTCGCTCCCTGATTGGTATAGTAGAGCAAGAGCCGGTGCTGTTCGCCACGACTATCGCTGACAACATCCGCTACGGGAGACCCGGGGTCACCATGGACGACATCATCCAGGCCACCAAGGAGGCTAACGCCTATAACTTTATCATGGACCTCCCGCAG AGGTTTGACACGCTGGTGGGTGAGGGTGGTGGTcagatgagtggaggacagaagcAGAGGATCGCTATTGCCCGAGCTCTGATCCGCAACCCCAGGATCCTGCTGCTGGACATGGCTACCTCGGCTCTGGACAACGAGAGTGAGGCCATTGTACAAGAGGCGCTTGACAAG GCTCGGATGGGCAGGACAACCATTACCATCGCCCACCGCCTCTCCACTATCCGCAATGCTGATGTCATTATTGGCTTTGAGCACGGAAGGGCAGTGGAAAGCGGTACACACAATGATCTTCTAGAAAAGAAGGGGGTCTACTTTACTCTCGTTACACTTCAGAACCAAGGAAATGACATGCCCAGTGTCAAAACAAACACAG GTCCGGACAATGAAACCATTGAGGAAGAAATCCTTCAGAGTTTCAGTCGAGGAAGCTACGAATCTGGGTTGAG GCAATCTCTTCGCCTGCGATCTCACACCCAGCTGTCAAACGAACTCATCCCTGATGCCATAACTGGCAGTATCCGAATTAAATCAGACAAATTCCTTGCCATAATGGAAAACGAGATGGAACCTCAAAGGTCAAAG CAGTCCAAGGAGGAAGCAGAGGAACGTGTGGAGCCAGCACCAGTGGCTCGAATCCTGAAGTACAACAAGTCAGAGTGGCCCTACATGCTATTGGGATCTATAGGAGCTGCCATCAACGGCTCCGTCAATCCAATCTATGCTATCTTATTCAGCCAGATCCTTGGG ACGTTCTCTATACGTGACTTGGATGAACAGAGAGCGCAGATCAATGGAATATGTATCCTGTTCTGCGCTGTGGCGGTGACAAGTTTCTTCTCTCAGTTCTTACAG GGCTATGCATTTGGAAAGTCTGGGGAGCTCCTGACCCGCAGGCTAAGGAAGGTGGGCTTCCAGGCCATGTTGAAACAGGAGGTAGGCTGGTTTGATGACCCCAGGAACAGCCCTGGAGCTCTCACCACCAGGCTGGCCACCGACGCCTCCATGGTCCAGGGG GCAACTGGATCGCAGATTGGGATGATTGTGAACTCCTTGACCAACATCGGAGCGTCTTTCATCATTGCGTTCTCCTTTAGCTGGAAGTTAAGCTTGGTAGTGGTTTGCTTTTTACCACTTATTGGCTTGTCTGGGGTCTTCCAAGCCAAAATGCTGACAGGTTTCGCAAACGAGGATAAGAAGGCAATGGAAGCAGCAGGACAG GTGTCCAGCGAGGCTCTAGCCAACATCAGGACCATCGCAGGGCTGTGCAAGGAGAGCACATTTGTGGAGACCTATGAGCAGCAGCTGGAGGCTCCGTATAAGTCTGCCAAGAAGAAGGCAAACATCTACGGCATCTGTTTTGCCTTTGCTCAGTGTGTTATCTTTATGGCGTACGCCGCCTCCTTTAGATATGGAGGCTATCTGGTCAGCTCTGAAAGATTACACTACCTGGTGGTCTTCAg AGTGATCTCTGCCATTGTGATCAGTGGGACGGCGCTGGGAAAAGCTTCCTCATTCACCCCAGATTATGCCAAAGCCAAGATTGCAGCTGCCCAGTTCTTTAAACTGTTGGACCGAGTCCCCAAAATCAGCATGAGTCAGATAGACGGGGAGAAATGG GATGATTTCAAAGGGGAGTTAGAATTCATCAACTGCAAGTTCACATACCCAACCCGGCCTGACATCCAGGTGCTAAATGGACTACTGGTGTCTGTGAAACCGGGCCAGACCCTGGCCTTTGTGGGCTGTAGCGGCTGCGGGAAGAGCACTAGTGTGCAGCTATTGGAGAGGTTCTATGATCCAGATGAGGGCAGAGTG TTGATCGATGGCCGTCCATCACACACTGTCAACGTGCCCTTCCTGAGGGCTCAGATTGGCATCGTCTCCCAAGAGCCCGTGCTGTTTGACTGCAGTATTGCTGAAAACATACAGTATGGCGATAACACCAGGAGGATGAGCATGGAGGAGATTGTTGATGCTGCAAAGAAAGCTTATCTCCATGACTTTGTGATGACTCTGCCAGAT AAATATGAGACTCCAGTTGGCGCCCAGGGCTCCCAGCTCTCCAGAGGGCAAAAACAACGCATCGCCATCGCTCGGGCAATAGTCAGGAACCCTAAGATCCTGCTTCTGGATGAGGCCACCTCTGCGTTGGACACAGAGAGTGAAAAG